A window of the Scophthalmus maximus strain ysfricsl-2021 chromosome 8, ASM2237912v1, whole genome shotgun sequence genome harbors these coding sequences:
- the LOC118312332 gene encoding B-cell receptor CD22 isoform X2 — translation MSLREAARGLVFFLLSVLAVQGEDGWRFTYAPTQICTIKGSTVTIHCTFSHPSRINDHDVTVERTFWFTEVQNKEPEDLRTDSKYAGRVQNHCGESDCTLTITDLRESDSHVYEFMLITGQGGRFIGSPGVKLTVTGFSVLITKTSWCTYPSCTWSDVQCHTSCVLNNRPSYVWYINGQNKQRQNLHFTHNFYSEDSVSCAVKGFENSPSAPVCVHGNSCNRVNYRDRSICAFKGSSVDISVDYHSFYNPTSKFWFVAEPNDRWRYGNKAKIQEQVGRFQVLETAGGRSTLRISNLRESDSAHYRFIFDPYTWWTSLPGTTLTVKDPDLQVQVIWSPSGPTLTCHSSCLLSERSSFVWYKNGTKIQGETSPSFRGLLDPGDFYSCAYERHRSLPVYAPKVPSVLMSHPGDIFKDSSVTLTCSSDAYPPHTYAWNKENQKLGSEPHLVLSSIQSSDSGEYYCTAENELGKTSSKYVLINVKYAPQTSIVSVSPPGVIVEGRPVNLTCSSDSNPAATFTWYKESRTLFRGPEGVYRFSSISSGDGGVYRCKSENQYGQTNSTSLHLDVQYAPKPPSVSASPSAETVEGSSVNLTCSSDANPAANYTWYKENKDSPKASVQIFTIADIRAEHGGNYLCAAENRRGRRHATLRLTVVTGAWKSMVTGTILAVFLLFILLAVFLWSRHKSITQQSECSKRADGGAQLGPVSDQRPAAPAVLQDDLEYTSICFNQSQTDAVYSNIRWVHPPREREEDKEEEDGVEYSAVRFHSSATGTGSQEDVEHSSPLYSTVKLNYKSTM, via the exons ATGAGTCTGAGAGAAGCAGCGAGGGGATtggttttcttccttctttctgtgTTAG CGGTGCAGGGTGAGGACGGCTGGCGATTCACGTACGCTCCCACTCAGATCTGTACCATAAAAGGATCTACGGTGACAATACACTGCACCTTCAGCCACCCGTCCAGAATAAATGACCACGATGTAACGGTTGAGAGAACATTCTGGTTTACTGAAGTGCAGAACAAAGAACCTGAGGATCTGAGGACAGACTCAAAGTACGCAGGTCGAGTGCAGAATCACTGTGGTGAGAGCGACTGCACTCTGACCATCACAGACCTGAGAGAGAGCGACTCGCACGTGTACGAGTTCATGCTCATAACAGGCCAAGGTGGGAGGTTCATTGGTTCACCCGGAGTCAAGTTGACCGTCACAG GTTTCTCGGTGCTCATCACAAAAACGTCATGGTGCACATATCCCTCCTGTACCTGGTCAGATGTGCAGTGTCACACCAGTTGTGTCCTGAACAATCGTCCGTCCTATGTCTGGTACATtaatggacaaaacaaacagagacaaaaccTTCATTTTACTCACAACTTTTATTCTGAAGACAGTGTTTCCTGTGCTGTGAAAGGATTTGAGAATTCCCCCTCTGCTCCAGTGT GTGTCCATGGAAATTCATGCAACAGAGTGAATTACCGTGACAGAAGCATCTGTGCCTTTAAAGGCTCATCAGTGGACATATCAGTGGACTACCACAGTTTTTACAACCCCACATCTAAATTCTGGTTCGTTGCTGAGCCTAATGATCGGTGGAGGTATGGCAATAAAGCTAAAATCCAAGAGCAGGTAGGTCGTTTTCAGGTCCTTGAAACAGCAGGAGGACGCTCCACTCTGAGAATCAGCAACCTGAGAGAGAGCGACTCTGCCCATTATCGCTTCATATTCGATCCTTATACATGGTGGACGAGTTTACCTGGCACAACTCTGACTGTCAAAG ATCCAGATTTACAGGTGCAAGTGATCTGGTCTCCCTCTGGTCCAACACTGacttgtcacagcagctgtCTTCTCTCTGAACGCTCTTCTTTTGTGTGGTACAAGAATGGAACAAAAATTCAGGGAGAAACATCTCCATCTTTCAGAGGATTGCTTGATCCTGGAGACTTTTATTCCTGTGCTTATGAGCGTCATCGCTCTCTTCCAGTGT ATGCTCCGAAGGTTCCCTCAGTGTTGATGAGTCACCCTGGTGACATTTTCAAGGACAGTTCGGTGACTCTGACCTGTAGCAGTGATGCTTACCCGCCCCATACTTACGCCTGGAACAAAGAGAATCAAAAACTCGGCAGTGAACCACATCTGGTCCTCAGCTCCATCCAGTCCTCTGACTCGGGGGAGTATTACTGCACCGCGGAGAACGAGCTGGGGAAGACTTCCTCTAAATACGTCTTGATTAATGTGAAGT ATGCTCCACAGACCTCCATTGTGTCGGTGAGTCCCCCAGGTGTCATAGTGGAGGGCCGTCCAGTCAatctgacctgcagcagtgaTTCTAACCCAGCAGCTACTTTCACCTGGTACAAGGAGAGCCGAACTCTGTTTCGAGGACCAGAGGGCGTTTATCGtttctcctccatcagctcTGGGGACGGAGGGGTCTACCGCTGCAAGTCTGAGAATCAGTACGGACAGACGAACTCCACGTCTCTACACTTAGACGTCCAGT ATGCCCCAAAGCCTCCCTCTGTGTCCGCAAGTCCCTCTGCTGAGACAGTGGAGGGCAGCTCAGTGAATCTGACCTGCAGCAGCGATGCTAACCCAGCCGCTAATTACACCTGGTACAAAGAGAACAAAGACTCACCAAAAGCATCAGTGCAGATCTTCACCATCGCTGACATCAGAGCTGAACACGGTGGGAATTATCTCTGCGCAGCCGAGAACAGACGAGGACGCCGTCACGCCACCTTGCGTCTGACTGTTGTAACGG GTGCATGGAAATCAATGGTGACTGGAACAATCCTTGCTGTTTTCCTGCTGTTCATACTGCTCGCTGTCTTCCTGTGGAGCAG ACATAAGTCCATCACACAACAGAGTGAGTGCAGCAAGAGAGCAGATGGCGGCGCACAG CTGGGTCCAGTGTCTGACCAGAGACCAGCTGCACCAGCCGTGCTGCAGGACGACCTTGAATACACCAGCATCTGCTTCAACCAGAGCCAGACTGATGCCGTCTACTCCAACATCAGATGGGTTCATCCccccagagaaagagaggaagacaaggaggaggaagatggggtTGAGTACAGTGCTGTCAGATTTCACAGCAGTGCAACAGG AACAGGAAGTCAAGAAGATGTGGAGCATTCATCTCCACTGTACAGCACAGTCAAGTTAAACTACAAGAGCACAATGTGA
- the LOC118312332 gene encoding B-cell receptor CD22 isoform X1, whose translation MSLREAARGLVFFLLSVLAVQGEDGWRFTYAPTQICTIKGSTVTIHCTFSHPSRINDHDVTVERTFWFTEVQNKEPEDLRTDSKYAGRVQNHCGESDCTLTITDLRESDSHVYEFMLITGQGGRFIGSPGVKLTVTGFSVLITKTSWCTYPSCTWSDVQCHTSCVLNNRPSYVWYINGQNKQRQNLHFTHNFYSEDSVSCAVKGFENSPSAPVCVHGNSCNRVNYRDRSICAFKGSSVDISVDYHSFYNPTSKFWFVAEPNDRWRYGNKAKIQEQVGRFQVLETAGGRSTLRISNLRESDSAHYRFIFDPYTWWTSLPGTTLTVKDPDLQVQVIWSPSGPTLTCHSSCLLSERSSFVWYKNGTKIQGETSPSFRGLLDPGDFYSCAYERHRSLPVYAPKVPSVLMSHPGDIFKDSSVTLTCSSDAYPPHTYAWNKENQKLGSEPHLVLSSIQSSDSGEYYCTAENELGKTSSKYVLINVKYAPQTSIVSVSPPGVIVEGRPVNLTCSSDSNPAATFTWYKESRTLFRGPEGVYRFSSISSGDGGVYRCKSENQYGQTNSTSLHLDVQYAPKPPSVSASPSAETVEGSSVNLTCSSDANPAANYTWYKENKDSPKASVQIFTIADIRAEHGGNYLCAAENRRGRRHATLRLTVVTGAWKSMVTGTILAVFLLFILLAVFLWSRRHKSITQQSECSKRADGGAQLGPVSDQRPAAPAVLQDDLEYTSICFNQSQTDAVYSNIRWVHPPREREEDKEEEDGVEYSAVRFHSSATGTGSQEDVEHSSPLYSTVKLNYKSTM comes from the exons ATGAGTCTGAGAGAAGCAGCGAGGGGATtggttttcttccttctttctgtgTTAG CGGTGCAGGGTGAGGACGGCTGGCGATTCACGTACGCTCCCACTCAGATCTGTACCATAAAAGGATCTACGGTGACAATACACTGCACCTTCAGCCACCCGTCCAGAATAAATGACCACGATGTAACGGTTGAGAGAACATTCTGGTTTACTGAAGTGCAGAACAAAGAACCTGAGGATCTGAGGACAGACTCAAAGTACGCAGGTCGAGTGCAGAATCACTGTGGTGAGAGCGACTGCACTCTGACCATCACAGACCTGAGAGAGAGCGACTCGCACGTGTACGAGTTCATGCTCATAACAGGCCAAGGTGGGAGGTTCATTGGTTCACCCGGAGTCAAGTTGACCGTCACAG GTTTCTCGGTGCTCATCACAAAAACGTCATGGTGCACATATCCCTCCTGTACCTGGTCAGATGTGCAGTGTCACACCAGTTGTGTCCTGAACAATCGTCCGTCCTATGTCTGGTACATtaatggacaaaacaaacagagacaaaaccTTCATTTTACTCACAACTTTTATTCTGAAGACAGTGTTTCCTGTGCTGTGAAAGGATTTGAGAATTCCCCCTCTGCTCCAGTGT GTGTCCATGGAAATTCATGCAACAGAGTGAATTACCGTGACAGAAGCATCTGTGCCTTTAAAGGCTCATCAGTGGACATATCAGTGGACTACCACAGTTTTTACAACCCCACATCTAAATTCTGGTTCGTTGCTGAGCCTAATGATCGGTGGAGGTATGGCAATAAAGCTAAAATCCAAGAGCAGGTAGGTCGTTTTCAGGTCCTTGAAACAGCAGGAGGACGCTCCACTCTGAGAATCAGCAACCTGAGAGAGAGCGACTCTGCCCATTATCGCTTCATATTCGATCCTTATACATGGTGGACGAGTTTACCTGGCACAACTCTGACTGTCAAAG ATCCAGATTTACAGGTGCAAGTGATCTGGTCTCCCTCTGGTCCAACACTGacttgtcacagcagctgtCTTCTCTCTGAACGCTCTTCTTTTGTGTGGTACAAGAATGGAACAAAAATTCAGGGAGAAACATCTCCATCTTTCAGAGGATTGCTTGATCCTGGAGACTTTTATTCCTGTGCTTATGAGCGTCATCGCTCTCTTCCAGTGT ATGCTCCGAAGGTTCCCTCAGTGTTGATGAGTCACCCTGGTGACATTTTCAAGGACAGTTCGGTGACTCTGACCTGTAGCAGTGATGCTTACCCGCCCCATACTTACGCCTGGAACAAAGAGAATCAAAAACTCGGCAGTGAACCACATCTGGTCCTCAGCTCCATCCAGTCCTCTGACTCGGGGGAGTATTACTGCACCGCGGAGAACGAGCTGGGGAAGACTTCCTCTAAATACGTCTTGATTAATGTGAAGT ATGCTCCACAGACCTCCATTGTGTCGGTGAGTCCCCCAGGTGTCATAGTGGAGGGCCGTCCAGTCAatctgacctgcagcagtgaTTCTAACCCAGCAGCTACTTTCACCTGGTACAAGGAGAGCCGAACTCTGTTTCGAGGACCAGAGGGCGTTTATCGtttctcctccatcagctcTGGGGACGGAGGGGTCTACCGCTGCAAGTCTGAGAATCAGTACGGACAGACGAACTCCACGTCTCTACACTTAGACGTCCAGT ATGCCCCAAAGCCTCCCTCTGTGTCCGCAAGTCCCTCTGCTGAGACAGTGGAGGGCAGCTCAGTGAATCTGACCTGCAGCAGCGATGCTAACCCAGCCGCTAATTACACCTGGTACAAAGAGAACAAAGACTCACCAAAAGCATCAGTGCAGATCTTCACCATCGCTGACATCAGAGCTGAACACGGTGGGAATTATCTCTGCGCAGCCGAGAACAGACGAGGACGCCGTCACGCCACCTTGCGTCTGACTGTTGTAACGG GTGCATGGAAATCAATGGTGACTGGAACAATCCTTGCTGTTTTCCTGCTGTTCATACTGCTCGCTGTCTTCCTGTGGAGCAG AAGACATAAGTCCATCACACAACAGAGTGAGTGCAGCAAGAGAGCAGATGGCGGCGCACAG CTGGGTCCAGTGTCTGACCAGAGACCAGCTGCACCAGCCGTGCTGCAGGACGACCTTGAATACACCAGCATCTGCTTCAACCAGAGCCAGACTGATGCCGTCTACTCCAACATCAGATGGGTTCATCCccccagagaaagagaggaagacaaggaggaggaagatggggtTGAGTACAGTGCTGTCAGATTTCACAGCAGTGCAACAGG AACAGGAAGTCAAGAAGATGTGGAGCATTCATCTCCACTGTACAGCACAGTCAAGTTAAACTACAAGAGCACAATGTGA